DNA from Rhipicephalus sanguineus isolate Rsan-2018 chromosome 11, BIME_Rsan_1.4, whole genome shotgun sequence:
TCTTTGAACCCATAGTCCATACACTTTTGGTGCCAACTTCCTACACTGCGTAGAATGGCAATGGCGCAGGAAAGTTATAGGCCCCCTTCATGGCACTCGCTTCGTGACATGTCGATTCTTGTTTACTTCTTGCAGTGCTCGTGTGAGCAGCGACTGCCTTTCGGACATTGAAACAACGCCTCAGGACGTCCGAGTTGTACATAGAAGTCTGGAATTTTCATGACGACTCAAGTCATCAGACCCACGAAAGCTCAAGGGTGCATGTCATTTCTGAATGAGCATTTATTGCTGTACAGTGCTTTCAGCctgcatgtttttctttttgactTTCTTTTTTGCGGACTGCATGGCTTTTACAACATTCTTTTAGTGcgatttttattgaaaagtgtaaAGTACTTAAACAGCACTGATTAGCAGTGCCACCAACCCGAGTGTCGAAGCAGTCTGTTGCTGTGCAGCTTGaaggcctttctttttttctcgagaGAAAACACTGCTTGCACATCATGCTGACCTGTAAATAAACATCGTTTGTCAACGACACAGAGACGTGCCTCACTTGGTGTCTGCTAGGGCAAGAAACAATTGTGCGAGTCTTGTGTGCCGCATTTGTTGCTTTTACATATTTAGAATCGAAATTGACCATTCGTTGAATTTTGGAATACAGCTTCAGTTTATCATGGAGTATAGCTTGTTGAAGGAGATTTTTCTGTGCTCTTGTATAGTAATTTGTTGTACAACCATAATTCCTATCAAGCCCATTAAAATCAATGTGTAGTTTACTAGCATTATATACCGTAAAATAATTAACATATACCTTGCAATAGGCAGTAGGTGCTCTCCCTAGCTCAAGGCTTTGAAAGGGAGGATTTCTTTGTCTGGTAAGTTTGCAGGCGAGATAGATTGGGTGAAGACTTTGACGGTGACCGGCTTCAAACACGCACAAGTATTTATAATTATGAGGTTGCTGGCAGCTTCTGGTGATGCCATGAGTATATTGGTGCCAGTGAGTTCTTTGTAATGCAGTTTCAAGGCATTTCCTTGTTGCCTATAGAAAACCGTCTACTAGCCATCTCAATGTTTGATTGTCATTTGTACAAAGGGAAAACAAAGTGggcgaaaacagctgccactGTTGGGGACCGAGCCCTTAAGTATTCTTTCAAACATGCACTCTGGTAAATTTCGCAATAAGAGGTTGGTTAGGGAAACGTATGACGGATCGGATTTTAAATTCTGAGTTAAGTATCTTAGCCATAGATTAAAGTTGCGGGGCGGTTAAGACGTCGCTACCGTGTTTCGATACCGTCTCATGGCGTTCCCGGGAGCTAGCTTTTGTACATGTTTGTGACGAATCCTTGCCTTTTCTTCTAAATTGCACTTTCCTGAAATACTCGCGCTATGGTGGGACAAGAACAGAGATGCAGACGAAGCTGTGGCAAGTTTCTCGGATTTCTCGGCGATTTGCAGATCCTACCAACAGCAGTAGGTGCCGTCTATGGGTGTTCTCTGGTGCCGTCTCGTGGTTCTGTAGGAGCATCGACGACCGCATCATGTTTACCTTGTTACCGCGGCAACGTCAGCGGAAACTTGCATCGCCGTCTAGCGGCTAGCGTTGCAGGCAGACGGGAAGCGGTCAATAACAAAAATaatcaacatggcggcccccagtCGTTTCTGAACCGTATGATCCGGAGAACATTACCAGAATAGAGGCCTTTATTTCGCGTCCGCAATGGAACCCAAGTGTTCCTGCAAGGGCGTCCGAACGTGCCTCGTTTGCGAGCAATGCAAGGAGCCCAGCAAGCACGCCATATCCAAACGAAAGGTGCGCCATCCTTTCACCTTCTGCACTGACTGCCGACTGTGTTGGCCGGGATGGATCGACAACAGCAGCGGTAACGAGTCGACCGAAAGTACTCGGGACATGCCCCCGCTCAAAGTACCGGGCATCGAAGTCTACGAGGACTTCCTGACGCGCGAAGAAGAGTCGGACCTGGTGGACGGCATCGACTCGCGCGAATGGGTCGGTTCGCAGTCGGGTCGCCTCAAGCAGGACTTCGGTCCTCGCGTCAACTTCAAGAAGAAGAGGGTGAGGGCTGGCGAGTTTGCTGGCCTGCCGTCGTACTTCACGAGCGTGGAGCGCAAGATGAACCGGTGCGCGGTCGTCTCCGACTTCGAGGCGGTCGAACTGTGCAACCTCGACTACAGTCCCAAGCGCGGTTCGTGCATCGACCCGCACTACGACGACTGGTGGCTGTGGGGTCACCGCCTGGTGACCTTTAACCTCTTGTCGGACACTGTGTTGACCCTGTCCCGACCCGAGCAGCACTGGATGCTCACCGACGAAGACCTGATAGACGAACCGTCGCCTCCGGCGGCCGCCGACTACTGTCCGCAGCGCTCCACGGCGGTCGTTCACGATCGTAGCGTGTGCAAGACGTGGAGCGAGGACTTCAAAGACTCCGTGTCGACGCGGACTCCGCCGCGACTGTGCGTCGTACAGGTGGCGCTACCACGGCGCTCGATGCTGGTGCTGTACGGCGACGCGCGCTACAAGTGGCACCACTCGATACTCAGGGAAGACGTTTCGGGTCGCCGGGTCGCCATGACGGTGCGAGAACTGTCCGATGAGTTTCTCGAAGGTGGCGCGTCGTCCGACTTCGGCACCCAGTTGCTCGACATCGCTAAGTTGCGCGTGTGAACGATTAGATATCTTGtacgtgacgtcatagacgcaGGTCCATGATATGGCGGCTTAGATGATGTCAACACAGCATAACCACGTGGCGTtaaacctgcttcagtgtgataacaaTGCCCCTGGAACGTTGACATCTGTGCACGAATAATGGAAGAACCTGCGTAACGTTAAAGTGACACCACAAACTTCGTGTCacaccatgttggtgctccaacgtggctgtttcagtgacatcagtgcaagccttctatagatggcttgcattgacgtcactgaaaccaccGTGTTGGCGCACCAGCATGGGGGGGACGCGACGTTTGCGATGTCGCATTAGTGTTATCAAATATCGCGTGCAGATCCTCTCGTTATTCACGCACAAAGGCGTTCCAGCCACGTcattatcacactgaagcaggttaaccgccacttgtttgtcatcaaagctgCCATCATGGAGTGCCAGTACGTTCAGAAGCagcatccatgacgtcacgtgcaagctatctataggCTTTAACACAATGCGTTgatggcctagttggtgcttgtgCATAGTAATATTTAGCACGACAAAACAACAGAGTTGAGAaaagcgctgtgtcctgtcgacTTTTGTCGTTTTGTTGCGCTAAATGTTACTGTGAATGAATACACTGTGTgcgtttgttttccttttttggcCCTCTACGCAGTGCAATGAATCGTTGGGCTTGTTGTCAGAGTTCAGAATGGCAGTTAGTAGAACGTATTGGTACAAAGACTTACTACTGCAAACAGTGCGAAAACGGGAGAGAAAGAAACGTTACATGATGCAAGCGCTGACTAATAACAAGTGTTTACTGCTTTTGTGCAATTAGACTTTGTTGGAAGTCGGTGCCTATACCACAAATATACTCAAGGTCTGTTAAATTCCCTAAAGGTTCACAGCACCACAAGCGAAAAAGATTAGGGTTTTGGTGTGCCAGGCCAGCACCCATTCGTTGCACGGTTGGTCGGTTGGAGGGTTCTGTGTGGCACAGTGCCTTGCACCCCAAGCAACCAAGGATGTGGGTAAAGAgtgtatcaatgtacagtactGAGCGCAGTTACGGTGAACACTTGATCGCTTGGCCAAGCTTCATGAAGTACCAGTGTAGCACATGACCACCTATCACACAAGCTTGGCGGGTTATCGATATGAGCAAACCACACTAACCGTGCTCATCACTGTACTTTAGAAAATACAAGAACCTAGGTGCGAAAATTCTGAGATACTTGAGTCAATCAAATAGACCTCTAGTGTCACGTTTTCACACTGCTTGCAGTAGTGTGTCTTCGTTTCCTAGTTGTTTGCTGTGCTTGGAAACTTTTCAGTGACCACTTGTTTTTAGAATGTTGCGTAGGGCCAAAGCACACCTCTCTTTCTTGTTAGACCTGATGAACGCATCTAGTCCGGGGGGTTGCTTAACCCTCTTAACAGCAAGTATTCTTTTGCTCTTTACTTTTCTTTTCGTCTTTTGCTCTGCTGAATGTCAATGTTTGGGTGTGTTTCTTTGCCATTTACAGGCTGTGTTGGAGAATTAAAACAAATGCCCAAACATGCAAGGCAGCAATGGGGACATTCAATGTTAAAGTAATCCCAAAGTAATGTAACGTTCCA
Protein-coding regions in this window:
- the LOC119374153 gene encoding alpha-ketoglutarate-dependent dioxygenase alkB homolog 4, yielding MEPKCSCKGVRTCLVCEQCKEPSKHAISKRKVRHPFTFCTDCRLCWPGWIDNSSGNESTESTRDMPPLKVPGIEVYEDFLTREEESDLVDGIDSREWVGSQSGRLKQDFGPRVNFKKKRVRAGEFAGLPSYFTSVERKMNRCAVVSDFEAVELCNLDYSPKRGSCIDPHYDDWWLWGHRLVTFNLLSDTVLTLSRPEQHWMLTDEDLIDEPSPPAAADYCPQRSTAVVHDRSVCKTWSEDFKDSVSTRTPPRLCVVQVALPRRSMLVLYGDARYKWHHSILREDVSGRRVAMTVRELSDEFLEGGASSDFGTQLLDIAKLRV